The Podarcis muralis chromosome Z, rPodMur119.hap1.1, whole genome shotgun sequence DNA segment ACCAGAAGGGAACTTCCTGGCCTCCAGAGCAGCCACAACCTGCACCTCGGTCAGAAAAGGCTCTGCGGGCACCTGCTTTGCCTTGGCACAGCTACCCCAGAAGATGCCACCACCTCCACTGAACATGCCAAGAGCCCTTGGCATGTCTGGGGAGAGAGGCAGACTCCCACCTGGCAGCCTGGGAGGATGGATGAGCAAGGGAGGGTGGCTGCAAGTGCCCCTAAAGCCCAACACACCAaccctgcctgccccacaaggGCAGCAGGACACTCAAGAAGGACCTGGCCAAAGCCACTCCGCAGCTTTCCCTTACCAGTCTTGCCTCTTGTCGAGAGTTCCCAAGCCCCGGTGAGGATTCTTCGCCAGCGCCCTCTCCTTTCTGGCCCTGCTTTGATGTGCCTGGGTGAGGGGGCAAGAGGCAAAGCTCCAGCTGGGGGGCTAAAGGCAGGACCCCTTTTCTCCAAAAATGGTTGCCCTTAGGCAACGCGGACCACAGGCAGTCACTCCAGGTGCACTTGGAGCCCAGTAGGACAGAGCAGCCTGGCAGGGCACACTATTCCCTAGTGCTGCCACAAAAGGCAACACCGCTGGTCACCATCCCTAAGGAGTGTCTCTTTGGGTGGGGCACCATGTCACACCAGCCGGGTCTGTGCGGCATACACACAATGTAAATCCACACACTAGGATCTACCACCACTGCTTACTCCACTTTGCAACCCCACCTACCCCTTTGCCCTCCCCTCCtaaccaatccccccccccctgtctccCCACAGCTTTCCCTGAGCTCCACTTCCTTTTAAAGGAGGGGGAAGCGGCTCCACAGAGCACCTTGCTAAATCTCTGCATGAAGTGCCTCCCCCCCCGAATTAAAACCTGTTGCAGGTGCCCCCTGTTAAAAAGCTTACCTGGCCCTGCCTGTTGTTCCCCACAGTGCAGTTGCATGAAGTGAGATTCTCTCCTCAGAGACCCACCTATGCAGGGGTTGGGAACCCCCACCCCATGGGCCAATCTTGGCTTTACAGGGTTTCAAATATGGCCCAAGTGGACATTCCCCATGAGTCATGCCCACCTGCCTtgcacctgacatcatatataaGGTGAGGTGAGGGGCAGAGAGAGATGCGGCCGTCAAGCAACAAATGAGAGCCTCAAAGTGGGAGAGCTGATGGGCTGAGGAGCCAAAGTCTGCTGGCTGGCTGCACATGGTTCTTTGAAGTCCCAACTATGGGACTTGGAAGCACCTGGTGCTATTGTGACTTTGGGTGGTTGACAGGTGGCCCATGAGACTAGATCCTGACAACTCCACCCCATGGCTCCTTGGGGACCTTCCTGCATCCCTCCCAAAACTGTGGCTATTGCCTCAACCTGTCCTGAGCACAGTACCAGCCGTTTGCGCCTTGGGGCTCCAGGTCCAGAGATGAAGGTGAGGAAGGGGTGCTCTCCGTAAATGGCTGGCTGGATGGTTGGCTCCAGCAGAGGCTCCTCAAGAATCGGGTGCTGGTGCGACAGCTGGCTAAGGAAGTGAGGCTGGACAGCAGCATTCGTTGTCATTTCTACAGAGGAAGGAAGAGATGAGAGAGGGATGGGGAAGGACCTCCATCTGCCCTGCAAGGCAGCTGATGGCAGGCTGTCCACATAGCCCCACAGATGGAATACCACTCTGTACAATCTCCCTGCAGGGACCAAAAGGGGCTTTTATCCAGAATCTGGTGCTGGTCTCCACCACCTTGCTCCATACACCTGAGGTTTTCTTGGCAGATGCAGGAATACAGGCAGGCATTTTGATACTGATGGGATTTTGTGGGTTGTGCTGTGAAAAGCTTGCCTCTGTAGACAGCACGATTCCCACAATCACCCCCTTGTCTGCATGGACCCAGGGACATCTTCACCTTTGAGCTTCAGCACCAAGTGCTTTTGCCTTCAGACCTTACCCTACACCAGAGGGGTGGTGTTTTCAGCCCAGGGGGCATGTTCCCTTCCAGGAGTGGGTTGGCCAAAGGGTGTGTgggaccaaacacacacacacacacacacacacacacacacacacacacaccactctccatccaggcaagcaagaagactTGTCATCTTAGTTCAAAGGCACCTTCCAACCAGGAGGGATGCAGAGAAGGGCAGGCAGGagttgtggcctggggaggggtgtggcctgcagaGACTGTCGCCTAAGGGCCAGGTAAAGCTTTGGTGCATTCAGTTCCCGGAGTctggggttccccatccctgctctatacAATACCCCAGTGCACAGATGCTGCACAGAAGGGTTCTATCTCATCCACCATCTCACTCCCTAGTGTACAGCAGGCACTTCTCCCTACCTGCCACAAGGATCCTGTCAGGGATATGCATCTGGTAGGATGGGGGGCAGTCCTTTGGGGTTGCCCCCTGCAGGTCTCCTGCACTGGGGTCCTCTGCCACCTTCAGCCGGCTGGGGACCTGCATCCTTTTGTTGATGGCTTCGGTGAAGCCCAGGTCGCAGGAAGCCTTCTCCAGCTGCATGCTCCAAATGGGCAACATCTGTTCTCTCTTCCTTAGCCCCAGGGGTcaaggcggtggggggcagttaCACTTATGGAGCACGACACCTCCTTCCTgctaaaaaattaaaaggggaaacCAAGATTAATCCCTTCAGAAGGACTGGGTGTTCCTATGCATTGGGCAGGGAATCTCACTGACCACAtacctcctgctcctgctggcaAAGAAAGCCTATTCAGCGACTACCTTTAAGTGCTCTCAAAGAgatgctctccaggcttcacatATGCCTTGGGGGGCTGCTCCTCTCCCTAAAATGGATGTTCGACATGGACGTGAATCCACAGATGGCATATTCTGCCCATGGCTATCGTGGCTCTtgcagagaagagagagagaaaatggagggggaaggaagttgcATATGCTCCTTCTGAGTCTCTGCCTCTCCGCAATACAGCTCTGTGGTTGCATACCTCTAAACTTACTAGCTAGCAGCATGCCTTGTTGGATTTGACTGCAATCTTCCACAAGCAATGCACACCCATGACACTGGAGCTGCAGCTCTGAATTTATTGCATTTAgaacccacctttcctccaaggagctcaaggtgacatatgtAGTTCCACTCCTCTGCCCGCttccattttatgctcacaacaaccttgtaaggtggGTCACTGGTCCCAATGTCACCCAATGAAGTTCATATAGCCAAgtgcggatttgaaccctggtctcttccacGACCTAGACCAAACACTCTAACCGTTACATCACCACTGGCCTTTATCTATCAAGCTTCACATGGTTTGGGCCCAGCCTTTGCTCAGACATCttgggctccaacttccatcagccagtatggccagttgTCGGAGAGGACAACAGCAGTCTCTAGACACTAGGTTGCCCCCAATCTTTAAGAAAATCAGAAAAGCCCTGTGGCTGG contains these protein-coding regions:
- the LOC114589356 gene encoding mitochondrial fission factor-like isoform X1; translated protein: MLPIWSMQLEKASCDLGFTEAINKRMQVPSRLKVAEDPSAGDLQGATPKDCPPSYQMHIPDRILVAEMTTNAAVQPHFLSQLSHQHPILEEPLLEPTIQPAIYGEHPFLTFISGPGAPRRKRLAHQSRARKERALAKNPHRGLGTLDKRQDWQKPSAPPPASSTPQLPPFPLEGRIYSLQNVLQVLWFLGHQMFQLFCKPGQAQCSSLQKSVASESSPEDFGTTEALAMKKQLMKIAGRLQHLEKQRMGWHQKELLFYSVLASSCLINMWLWHKR
- the LOC114589356 gene encoding mitochondrial fission factor-like isoform X3; protein product: MLPIWSMQLEKASCDLGFTEAINKRMQVPSRLKVAEDPSAGDLQGATPKDCPPSYQMHIPDRILVAEMTTNAAVQPHFLSQLSHQHPILEEPLLEPTIQPAIYGEHPFLTFISGPGAPRRKRLAHQSRARKERALAKNPHRGLGTLDKRQDCSLQKSVASESSPEDFGTTEALAMKKQLMKIAGRLQHLEKQRMGWHQKELLFYSVLASSCLINMWLWHKR